A single region of the Amphiura filiformis chromosome 7, Afil_fr2py, whole genome shotgun sequence genome encodes:
- the LOC140156307 gene encoding corticotropin-releasing factor receptor 1-like — MAGSDVGELDTWTISDDYDINFQTNVSNATETQKCKPWMNLTHVSYIIYISCTGASVLACLLAILVYIVIRNRIFGHGPDTKDSVRHWINWNFLISFILRDIFIFVVVYYIVIGRPLRLLHAVVVVFYTFVLISNFFWMFAEGLWLYFGVFYVHQRPKWRYMKIKMCIIGCFLPGILASLWAVTEAVRVLFTEDFTLQNVTRKEFYNHTDWPGLLWIVSPIYLLLIINLAMMLKLLWKFPGLFQYRPRRRLAKAIIALAFLLGVPYLIPIVVVMALSETEYCHALQGVHLINQAMSALQGFFVAMFCVLTNKQVRLYCHPYIPIFTIFTSRSKSGTKEKESKV; from the coding sequence ATGGCTGGATCTGATGTTGGAGAGCTCGATACTTGGACCATATCTGATGACTATGATATTAATTTTCAAACAAATGTATCTAATGCAACTGAAACACAAAAGTGTAAACCATGGATGAATTTGACACATGTTAGTTATATTATCTACATATCTTGTACTGGTGCATCTGTTTTGGCTTGCTTACTTGCAATTCTTGTGTACATTGTTATTCGAAATCGCATCTTTGGACATGGACCCGATACGAAAGATTCTGTACGACATTGGATTAATTGGAACTTCTTGATCTCGTTTATTCTTCGTGATATCTTTATCTTCGTTGTTGTTTATTACATAGTGATCGGTAGACCTCTTCGCCTTCTTCATGCTGTGGTCGTAGTCTTCTACACATTTGTCcttatttcaaactttttttggaTGTTCGCGGAAGGACTTTGGTTATACTTTGGAGTATTTTACGTACATCAGCGACCAAAATGGCgttatatgaaaataaaaatgtgcataATCGGTTGTTTTCTCCCCGGAATTCTCGCTTCGCTGTGGGCTGTAACGGAAGCTGTGAGAGTTTTATTTACTGAAGATTTCACATTACAAAATGTGACGAGGAAAGAATTTTACAACCACACTGATTGGCCAGGATTGCTTTGGATCGTTTCACCGATTTACTTACTTTTAATCATCAACTTAGCAATGATGCTTAAACTCCTGTGGAAATTTCCAGGTTTATTTCAATACAGACCGCGGCGGAGACTAGCTAAAGCTATAATTGCTCTTGCATTCTTACTTGGGGTGCCATATTTGATCCCGATAGTAGTCGTAATGGCCTTGAGTGAGACAGAATACTGCCATGCTTTACAGGGAGTTCATCTTATTAATCAAGCCATGAGTGCTCTGCAAGGATTTTTTGTGGCAATGTTTTGTGTTCTTACTAACAAGCAGGTGAGACTCTATTGTCATCCGTATATTcccattttcacaatatttacgaGTAGGAGCAAATCTGGGACGAAAGAGAAAGAGTCCAAAGTTTGA